One genomic segment of Pseudomonas sp. p1(2021b) includes these proteins:
- a CDS encoding copper resistance system multicopper oxidase: MHCKTSRRTFVKGLAAGGILGSLGLWRSPVWALTSPGQPTVLSGTEFDLFIGQTPVNITGAPRTAMTINGTLPGPLLRWREGDTVTLRVRNRLQEDTSIHWHGIILPANMDGVPGLSFHGIAPDGLYEYRFQVRQSGTYWYHSHSGLQEQVGVYGPLVIDPKEPEPFQYDRDYVVMLSDWTDEDPARVMAKLKKQSDYYNFHKRTVGDFINDVGEKGWSATLADRKMWAEMKMSPTDLADVSGYTYTYLMNGQAPDGNWTALFQPGEKIRLRFINGSAMSYFDVRIPGLKMTVVAADGQPVEPVSVDEFRIAVAETYDVLVEPAAEQAYTIFAQSMDRTGYARGTLAVQHGLSAAVPALDPRPLISMADMGMDHSAMGGMDHGMQGDMAGMDHSQMAGMNPGAAGGQMQQHPASENNSPLVDMQTMTPTPKLDDPGIGLRDNGRKVLTYADLRSTFIDPDGREPGRTVELHLTGHMEKFSWSFDGIKFSDAEPLRLKYGERLRITLVNDTMMTHPIHLHGMWSDLEDEHGNFMVRKHTIDMPPGSRRSYRVTADALGRWAYHCHLLFHMEMGMFREVRVDE; the protein is encoded by the coding sequence ATGCATTGCAAAACCTCGAGGCGCACCTTCGTCAAGGGCCTGGCCGCAGGTGGCATCCTGGGCAGCCTGGGCCTATGGCGCAGCCCGGTCTGGGCGCTCACCAGCCCCGGGCAGCCCACGGTGCTGAGCGGTACCGAATTCGACCTGTTCATTGGCCAGACGCCAGTGAACATCACCGGCGCCCCGCGCACGGCCATGACCATCAACGGCACCCTGCCCGGCCCACTGCTGCGCTGGCGTGAAGGCGACACGGTCACCCTGCGCGTGCGCAACCGACTGCAGGAAGACACCTCGATCCATTGGCACGGCATCATCCTGCCGGCCAACATGGACGGCGTACCGGGCCTGAGCTTTCATGGCATCGCGCCGGACGGCCTGTACGAGTACCGCTTCCAGGTCAGGCAGAGCGGCACCTATTGGTACCACAGCCATTCCGGGCTGCAGGAGCAGGTGGGCGTGTACGGCCCGTTGGTGATCGACCCGAAGGAACCCGAGCCCTTCCAGTACGACCGCGACTATGTGGTGATGCTCAGCGACTGGACCGACGAGGACCCGGCTCGGGTCATGGCCAAGCTGAAGAAGCAGTCCGACTACTACAACTTCCACAAGCGCACCGTGGGCGACTTCATCAACGACGTGGGCGAGAAAGGCTGGTCGGCGACCCTGGCCGATCGCAAGATGTGGGCCGAGATGAAGATGAGCCCCACGGACCTCGCCGACGTCAGTGGGTATACCTATACCTACCTGATGAACGGCCAGGCGCCGGACGGCAACTGGACCGCCCTCTTCCAGCCGGGCGAGAAGATCCGTCTGCGCTTTATCAACGGCTCGGCCATGAGCTACTTCGATGTCCGCATTCCGGGCCTGAAGATGACCGTGGTCGCCGCCGACGGCCAGCCCGTCGAGCCGGTGAGCGTCGACGAGTTTCGCATCGCCGTCGCGGAAACCTACGATGTGCTCGTGGAGCCTGCTGCTGAGCAGGCCTACACGATCTTCGCCCAGTCCATGGACCGCACCGGTTATGCCCGCGGCACCCTGGCCGTGCAGCATGGCCTGAGCGCAGCGGTACCGGCGCTCGACCCACGCCCCCTTATCAGCATGGCCGACATGGGCATGGATCACAGCGCCATGGGCGGTATGGACCATGGCATGCAAGGCGACATGGCCGGCATGGACCACAGCCAGATGGCGGGCATGAACCCTGGCGCCGCCGGTGGCCAGATGCAGCAGCACCCGGCCTCGGAAAACAACAGTCCGCTGGTCGACATGCAGACCATGACCCCTACGCCCAAGCTGGACGACCCGGGCATCGGCCTGCGCGACAACGGCCGCAAGGTCCTGACCTACGCCGACCTGCGCAGCACCTTCATCGATCCGGACGGCCGCGAACCCGGCCGCACGGTCGAGCTGCACCTGACCGGCCACATGGAGAAGTTCTCCTGGTCATTCGACGGCATCAAGTTTTCCGACGCCGAGCCGTTGCGCCTGAAATACGGCGAACGCCTGCGCATCACCCTGGTCAACGACACCATGATGACCCACCCCATCCACCTCCATGGCATGTGGAGCGACCTCGAGGATGAGCACGGCAACTTCATGGTGCGCAAGCACACCATCGACATGCCCCCCGGCTCCAGGCGCAGCTATCGCGTCACTGCCGACGCGCTGGGCCGCTGGGCCTACCACTGCCATCTGCTGTTCCACATGGAAATGGGCATGTTCCGTGAAGTCCGTGTGGACGAATGA
- a CDS encoding copper resistance protein B, with translation MEKMDHGQMDHSKMPMDHGSMDHGKMQGMDHSQMNHAAPGTLPTTESRTPIPVLTDADRKAAFPPLPGHGVHDSAINTFFLLDQLEYQDADDGSTLSWDASGWIGGDVDRLWLRSEGERTNGVTEEAELQALWGHAIGPWWDVVTGIRQDFKPGAPQTWAAFGLQGMALYAFEAEATAFIGENGQSALRLEGDYDILLTNRLILQPTAEMNIYGKNDQARGVGSGLANTEVGLRLRYEIRREFAPYIGVTWSRAYGNTADILRDEGEDVEEARFVAGIRMWF, from the coding sequence ATGGAGAAAATGGACCATGGGCAGATGGACCACAGCAAGATGCCCATGGACCACGGCAGCATGGACCACGGCAAGATGCAGGGCATGGATCACAGTCAGATGAACCATGCCGCGCCAGGCACTTTGCCGACGACCGAAAGCCGCACCCCCATCCCGGTACTGACGGACGCCGACCGCAAGGCAGCCTTTCCTCCGCTCCCCGGCCATGGCGTCCATGACAGTGCGATCAACACCTTCTTCCTGCTCGACCAACTGGAATACCAGGACGCCGATGACGGCAGCACCCTGAGCTGGGATGCGTCGGGCTGGATCGGCGGCGATGTCGATCGCCTCTGGCTGCGCTCCGAAGGCGAACGCACCAATGGCGTGACCGAGGAAGCCGAGCTCCAGGCCCTCTGGGGCCATGCCATCGGGCCCTGGTGGGACGTGGTCACCGGTATTCGCCAGGACTTCAAGCCTGGCGCCCCGCAAACCTGGGCTGCGTTCGGGCTGCAAGGCATGGCGCTCTATGCCTTCGAGGCCGAAGCGACGGCGTTCATTGGCGAAAACGGCCAGAGCGCCCTGCGCCTGGAAGGTGACTATGACATCCTGCTCACCAATCGGCTAATCCTCCAGCCGACGGCAGAAATGAACATCTATGGCAAGAACGATCAAGCGCGAGGCGTAGGCTCCGGCCTGGCCAACACCGAAGTCGGGCTGCGCCTGCGTTATGAAATACGGCGCGAGTTCGCACCCTACATCGGCGTCACGTGGAGCCGCGCATACGGCAATACCGCCGACATACTGCGCGACGAGGGCGAGGATGTGGAAGAAGCCCGCTTCGTGGCCGGTATCCGTATGTGGTTCTGA
- the gcvH gene encoding glycine cleavage system protein GcvH, with protein sequence MSELRFTEDHEWLRVEADGSVTVGITAYAQNALGDVVYVQLPELQQYEKGAEASTVESVKAASGVYMPLTGEVVAVNENLNDSPELVNEDPLGEGWFFRFVPADASAVGELLDQAAYDRLINENA encoded by the coding sequence ATGAGCGAGTTGCGTTTCACCGAAGATCACGAATGGCTGCGCGTCGAGGCTGACGGCAGTGTCACCGTGGGCATCACCGCCTATGCCCAGAACGCCCTGGGTGATGTGGTCTACGTGCAACTGCCAGAACTGCAGCAGTACGAAAAAGGCGCCGAAGCCTCCACCGTGGAGTCGGTGAAAGCCGCCAGCGGCGTGTACATGCCCCTGACCGGTGAAGTGGTCGCGGTCAACGAAAACCTCAACGACAGCCCTGAATTGGTCAACGAAGACCCACTGGGCGAAGGCTGGTTCTTCCGCTTCGTCCCCGCCGATGCCAGCGCCGTCGGCGAGCTGCTCGACCAGGCCGCCTACGACCGCCTGATCAACGAAAACGCCTGA
- the gcvP gene encoding aminomethyl-transferring glycine dehydrogenase yields the protein MTLNLGTANEFIARHIGPRSADEQAMLATLGFESLDAMTAAVIPDTIKGTSVLGNADGQSEADALADLKAIAGKNQLFKNYIGQGYYNTHTPAPILRNLLENPAWYTAYTPYQPEISQGRLEALLNFQTLISDLTGLPIANASLLDEATAAAEAMTFCKRLSKNKAGHAFFASIHCHPQTLDVLRTRAEPLGIEVVVGDERELGDLGNFFGALLQYPASNGDVFDYSELVQRFHASNALVAVAADLLALTLLTPPGEFDADVAIGSAQRFGVPLGFGGPHAAYFATRDAFKRDMPGRLVGVSIDRFGKTALRLAMQTREQHIRREKATSNICTAQVLLANIASMFAVYHGPAGLKRIAERTHALTAILATGLEQLGVKVVTRAYFDTLTLATGDATARLHEQARAQGINLRQIDSAHLGLSLDETCTQADVEALWQLFADGKAVPAFASLAASTASRLPATLLRQSAILQHPVFNRYHSETELMRYLRRLADKDLALDRSMIPLGSCTMKLNAASEMIPVTWAEFGNLHPFAPAEQSQGYLQMTRELEAMLCAATGYDAVSLQPNAGSQGEYAGLLAIRAYHRSRGEGHRDICLIPSSAHGTNPATAHMAGMRVVVTACDARGNVDVEDLRAKAVEHRDRLAAIMITYPSTHGVFEEAIGEICAIIHDNGGQVYIDGANMNAMVGLCAPGKFGGDVSHLNLHKTFCIPHGGGGPGVGPIGVKSHLAPFLPGHAALENTQGAVCAAPFGSASILPITWMYIRMMGGVGLKRASQMAILNANYIARRLEEHYPVLYTGGNGLVAHECILDLRPLKDSSGISVDDVAKRLIDFGFHAPTMSFPVAGTLMIEPTESESKEELDRFCDAMIQIREEIRAVENGTLDKDDNPLKNAPHTAAELVGEWAHGYSREQAVYPLPSLVEAKYWPPVGRVDNVYGDRNLVCACPSIESYQDA from the coding sequence ATGACCCTCAACCTCGGCACCGCCAACGAATTCATCGCCCGCCACATCGGCCCACGCAGCGCGGATGAGCAGGCCATGCTCGCCACCCTGGGCTTCGAGTCGCTCGATGCCATGACCGCCGCGGTCATCCCCGACACCATCAAGGGCACCAGCGTGCTCGGCAACGCCGACGGCCAGAGCGAGGCCGATGCCCTTGCCGACCTCAAGGCCATCGCCGGCAAGAACCAGCTGTTCAAGAACTACATCGGCCAGGGCTACTACAACACCCACACGCCGGCTCCGATCCTGCGCAACCTGCTGGAAAACCCGGCCTGGTACACCGCCTACACGCCCTACCAGCCGGAAATCTCCCAAGGCCGCCTGGAAGCGCTGCTCAACTTCCAGACCCTGATCAGCGACCTGACCGGCCTGCCGATCGCCAACGCCTCGCTGCTCGACGAAGCCACCGCCGCCGCCGAGGCCATGACCTTCTGCAAGCGCCTGTCGAAGAACAAGGCCGGTCACGCGTTCTTCGCCTCCATTCATTGCCACCCGCAGACCCTCGACGTGCTGCGCACCCGTGCCGAACCCCTGGGCATCGAAGTGGTCGTGGGCGACGAGCGTGAGCTGGGCGATCTCGGCAACTTCTTCGGCGCCCTGCTGCAATACCCGGCCAGCAATGGCGACGTATTCGACTACAGCGAGCTGGTACAGCGCTTCCACGCCAGCAACGCCCTGGTGGCGGTGGCCGCCGACCTGCTGGCCCTGACCCTGCTCACCCCGCCGGGCGAATTCGACGCCGACGTGGCCATCGGCAGCGCCCAGCGCTTCGGTGTACCGCTGGGCTTCGGCGGCCCGCACGCGGCCTATTTCGCCACCCGCGATGCGTTCAAGCGCGACATGCCCGGCCGCTTGGTCGGCGTGTCCATCGACCGCTTCGGCAAGACCGCCCTGCGCCTGGCCATGCAAACCCGCGAGCAGCACATCCGCCGCGAGAAAGCCACCAGCAACATCTGCACCGCGCAGGTGCTGCTGGCCAACATCGCCAGCATGTTCGCCGTGTACCACGGCCCGGCCGGCCTCAAGCGCATCGCCGAACGCACCCACGCCCTGACCGCCATCCTCGCCACCGGCCTGGAGCAGCTGGGCGTCAAGGTCGTTACCCGCGCGTACTTCGACACCCTGACCCTGGCCACCGGTGACGCCACCGCTCGCCTGCACGAGCAGGCCCGCGCCCAGGGCATCAACCTGCGCCAGATTGACAGCGCCCACCTGGGCCTGTCCCTGGACGAAACCTGCACCCAGGCCGATGTCGAGGCCCTGTGGCAGCTGTTCGCCGACGGCAAGGCCGTGCCGGCGTTCGCCAGCCTGGCCGCCAGCACCGCCTCGCGCCTGCCGGCCACCCTGCTGCGCCAGTCGGCGATCCTCCAGCACCCGGTGTTCAACCGCTACCACAGCGAAACCGAGCTGATGCGCTACCTGCGCCGCCTGGCCGACAAGGACCTGGCCCTGGACCGCAGCATGATCCCGCTGGGCTCGTGCACCATGAAGCTCAACGCCGCCAGCGAGATGATCCCGGTGACCTGGGCCGAGTTCGGCAACCTGCACCCGTTCGCCCCGGCCGAGCAGAGCCAGGGTTACCTGCAGATGACCCGCGAACTGGAAGCCATGCTCTGTGCCGCCACCGGCTACGACGCCGTGTCGTTGCAGCCCAACGCCGGCTCCCAGGGCGAGTACGCGGGCCTGCTGGCCATCCGCGCCTACCACCGCAGCCGCGGCGAAGGCCACCGCGACATCTGCCTGATCCCGTCCTCGGCCCACGGCACCAACCCTGCCACCGCACACATGGCCGGCATGCGCGTGGTGGTCACCGCCTGTGACGCACGTGGCAACGTCGATGTCGAAGACCTGCGCGCCAAGGCCGTCGAGCATCGTGATCGCCTGGCCGCGATCATGATCACCTACCCGTCGACCCACGGTGTGTTCGAGGAGGCGATCGGCGAGATCTGCGCGATCATCCACGACAATGGCGGCCAGGTGTACATCGACGGCGCCAACATGAACGCCATGGTCGGCCTGTGTGCCCCAGGCAAGTTCGGCGGCGATGTCTCGCACCTGAACCTGCACAAGACCTTCTGTATCCCCCACGGCGGTGGTGGCCCAGGCGTCGGCCCGATCGGCGTCAAGTCGCACCTGGCGCCGTTCCTGCCGGGCCATGCGGCCCTGGAGAACACCCAGGGCGCGGTCTGCGCCGCGCCGTTCGGCAGCGCCAGCATCCTGCCGATCACCTGGATGTACATCCGCATGATGGGCGGCGTGGGCCTCAAGCGCGCTTCGCAGATGGCTATCCTCAATGCCAACTACATCGCCCGCCGCCTGGAAGAGCACTATCCTGTCCTGTATACCGGCGGCAATGGCCTGGTGGCCCACGAGTGCATCCTCGACCTGCGTCCGCTCAAGGACAGCAGCGGCATCAGCGTCGACGACGTGGCCAAGCGCCTGATCGACTTCGGCTTCCACGCCCCGACCATGTCCTTCCCGGTGGCCGGCACCCTGATGATCGAACCGACCGAAAGCGAGTCCAAGGAGGAACTGGACCGTTTCTGCGACGCGATGATCCAGATCCGCGAGGAAATCCGCGCAGTCGAGAACGGCACCCTGGACAAGGACGACAACCCGCTGAAGAACGCCCCGCACACCGCGGCGGAGCTGGTCGGCGAATGGGCCCACGGCTATAGCCGCGAGCAGGCGGTGTACCCGCTGCCGAGCCTGGTGGAGGCCAAGTACTGGCCGCCAGTGGGCCGGGTCGACAACGTGTACGGCGACCGCAACCTGGTCTGCGCCTGCCCGTCGATCGAGAGCTACCAGGACGCCTGA
- a CDS encoding L-serine ammonia-lyase — MSLSVFDLFKIGIGPSSSHTVGPMRAAARFAEGLRRDGLLTRTVSVKAELYGSLGATGKGHGSDKAVLLGLEGEHPDTVDTEAIPARLQAIRDSGRLRLLGEHEIAFVEKQHLAMIRKPLAYHPNGMIFRAFDEAGLQIRSREYYSVGGGFVVDEDAAGHDRIVEDTTVLAYPFRTAKELLAHCSEQHLSISQVMLANEAAWRPEAETRSGLLRIWQVMQDCVEAGCRHEGILPGGLKVKRRAPALYRQLSRHPEASLRDALSVLDWVNLYALAVNEENAYGGRVVTAPTNGAAGIVPAVLHYYMRFIPGANEDGVVRFLLTAAAIGILYKENASISGAEVGCQGEVGVACSMAAGALCEVMGGSPQQVENAAEIGMEHNLGLTCDPIGGLVQVPCIERNAMGSVKAINAVRMALRGDGQHYVSLDKVIRTMRQTGADMKSKYKETARGGLAVNIIEC, encoded by the coding sequence ATGTCTTTAAGCGTCTTCGACCTGTTCAAGATCGGCATCGGCCCCTCCAGTTCCCATACCGTCGGCCCAATGCGCGCTGCCGCGCGCTTCGCCGAGGGGCTGCGCCGCGATGGCCTGCTCACCCGCACCGTAAGCGTCAAGGCCGAGCTGTATGGCTCGCTCGGCGCCACCGGCAAGGGCCATGGCAGCGATAAGGCCGTGCTGCTGGGCCTTGAAGGCGAGCACCCGGATACCGTCGACACCGAGGCCATCCCCGCCCGTCTGCAAGCGATCCGCGACAGCGGCCGCCTGCGCCTGTTGGGCGAGCATGAAATCGCCTTCGTCGAGAAACAGCACCTGGCGATGATCCGCAAGCCCCTGGCCTACCACCCCAACGGCATGATCTTTCGCGCCTTCGATGAAGCCGGGCTGCAAATCCGTAGCCGGGAGTACTACTCGGTGGGCGGTGGTTTCGTGGTCGACGAGGACGCTGCCGGTCACGACCGGATCGTCGAGGACACCACCGTGCTGGCCTACCCGTTTCGCACCGCCAAGGAACTGCTCGCCCACTGCAGCGAGCAGCACCTGTCGATCAGCCAGGTGATGCTGGCCAACGAAGCGGCCTGGCGGCCCGAAGCCGAGACCCGCTCGGGGCTGCTGCGCATCTGGCAGGTCATGCAGGACTGCGTCGAAGCCGGTTGCCGCCACGAAGGCATCCTGCCCGGCGGGCTCAAGGTCAAGCGACGGGCACCGGCGTTGTATCGCCAGCTCAGTCGCCACCCCGAGGCCAGCCTGCGCGATGCGCTGTCGGTGCTCGACTGGGTCAACCTCTATGCCCTGGCGGTGAACGAGGAAAACGCCTACGGCGGGCGGGTGGTCACCGCACCGACCAACGGCGCGGCAGGCATCGTCCCGGCGGTACTGCACTACTACATGCGCTTCATTCCCGGTGCCAACGAGGACGGGGTGGTGCGCTTCCTGCTCACAGCGGCTGCCATCGGCATCCTGTACAAGGAAAACGCTTCGATCTCCGGTGCCGAAGTCGGCTGCCAGGGCGAGGTGGGCGTGGCCTGCTCCATGGCGGCCGGCGCGTTGTGCGAAGTCATGGGCGGCAGCCCGCAACAAGTGGAGAACGCCGCCGAGATCGGCATGGAACACAATCTGGGCCTGACCTGCGACCCCATTGGCGGGTTGGTCCAGGTGCCTTGCATCGAGCGCAACGCCATGGGCTCGGTCAAGGCAATCAACGCGGTGCGCATGGCCCTGCGTGGCGACGGGCAACACTATGTCTCGCTCGACAAGGTCATCCGCACCATGCGCCAGACCGGCGCAGACATGAAAAGCAAATACAAGGAGACCGCCCGCGGCGGTCTGGCCGTCAACATCATCGAGTGTTGA
- the gcvT gene encoding glycine cleavage system aminomethyltransferase GcvT: MSETLHKTPLHALHLELGARMVPFAGYDMPVQYPLGVLKEHLHTREQAGLFDVSHMGQIRLRGSDAAKALETLVPVDIIDLPVGMQRYAMFTNEQGGILDDLMVANLGDDELFLVVNAACKDQDLAHLQKHIGSRCEIEPLFEARALLALQGPAAVKVLERLAPEVASMTFMQFRPVTLLGADCYVSRSGYTGEDGYEISVPVADAEALARRLLAEPEVQPIGLGARDSLRLEAGLCLYGHDMNTSTTPVEASLLWAISKVRRADGERAGGFPGAHAIFEQQRQSVARKRVGLLPQERTPVREGAQIVDADGRTVGEVCSGGFGPTLGAPVAMGYVESEHAALDTALFAVVRGKQVALKVSKMPFVAQRYYRG, from the coding sequence ATGTCCGAAACACTGCACAAGACCCCGCTGCACGCCCTGCACCTGGAACTGGGCGCCCGCATGGTGCCGTTCGCCGGCTATGACATGCCGGTGCAGTATCCGCTGGGCGTGCTCAAGGAGCACCTGCACACCCGTGAGCAGGCGGGCCTGTTCGACGTCTCGCACATGGGCCAGATCCGCCTGCGTGGCAGCGATGCCGCGAAGGCCCTGGAAACCCTGGTGCCGGTGGACATCATCGACCTGCCGGTGGGCATGCAGCGCTACGCCATGTTCACCAACGAGCAAGGCGGCATCCTCGACGACCTGATGGTCGCCAACCTGGGCGACGACGAGCTGTTCCTGGTGGTCAACGCCGCCTGCAAGGACCAGGACCTGGCCCACCTGCAGAAACACATCGGCTCCCGCTGCGAGATCGAGCCGCTGTTCGAGGCGCGCGCCCTACTCGCCTTGCAAGGCCCGGCGGCGGTCAAGGTGCTCGAGCGCCTGGCGCCGGAAGTCGCCAGCATGACGTTCATGCAGTTCCGCCCTGTCACCCTGCTCGGCGCCGACTGCTATGTCAGCCGCTCGGGCTACACCGGTGAAGACGGTTACGAGATCTCGGTCCCGGTAGCCGATGCCGAAGCCTTGGCCCGCCGACTGTTGGCCGAGCCCGAGGTACAGCCGATCGGCCTGGGCGCACGCGACTCGCTGCGCCTGGAAGCCGGTCTTTGCCTGTACGGCCACGACATGAACACCAGCACCACGCCGGTGGAAGCCAGCCTGCTGTGGGCTATCTCCAAAGTACGCCGCGCCGACGGCGAACGTGCCGGTGGCTTCCCCGGCGCCCACGCCATCTTCGAGCAGCAACGGCAAAGTGTTGCGCGCAAGCGCGTTGGCCTGCTGCCGCAGGAACGCACCCCGGTTCGCGAAGGCGCACAGATCGTCGACGCAGACGGGCGCACGGTCGGTGAAGTCTGCAGCGGTGGTTTCGGCCCGACGCTCGGCGCACCGGTCGCCATGGGATATGTCGAGAGTGAACATGCCGCGCTCGATACAGCATTGTTTGCTGTAGTGCGTGGCAAGCAGGTGGCCTTGAAGGTCAGCAAAATGCCTTTCGTTGCGCAACGTTACTATCGTGGTTGA
- a CDS encoding cold-shock protein, which translates to MAERQNGTVKWFNDEKGYGFITPESGPDLFVHFRAIEGNGFKSLKEGQKVSFEAVQGQKGMQADKVQVIA; encoded by the coding sequence ATGGCTGAGCGTCAGAACGGTACCGTCAAGTGGTTCAATGACGAGAAAGGTTACGGCTTCATCACCCCAGAAAGCGGTCCGGATCTGTTCGTGCACTTCCGTGCCATCGAAGGTAACGGCTTCAAGAGCCTGAAAGAAGGCCAGAAAGTCTCCTTCGAGGCCGTTCAAGGCCAGAAAGGCATGCAAGCCGACAAGGTTCAGGTCATCGCCTAA
- a CDS encoding RDD family protein, with translation MSKPLLTPQGDFPPVGLGRRLAAMFYDFLLCTALLIVTAGLYKLVQMAIIGEARMRELTDAGALDGDPLLSTILLFALFGFFAKFWTHGGQTLGMQVWGVRVQNADGSAISLWQALLRFVVAIASWLCLGLGFLWALVDKRKRGWHDIYSESQLVRVPKRK, from the coding sequence ATGTCCAAGCCCTTGCTCACCCCTCAGGGTGATTTCCCTCCGGTCGGCCTGGGCCGACGCCTGGCCGCGATGTTCTATGACTTTCTCTTGTGCACCGCGCTGCTGATCGTCACCGCCGGCCTCTACAAGCTGGTACAGATGGCGATCATCGGCGAGGCGCGCATGCGCGAGCTGACCGATGCCGGCGCCCTGGATGGCGACCCGCTGCTGTCGACGATCCTGCTGTTCGCCCTGTTCGGCTTCTTCGCCAAGTTCTGGACCCACGGCGGCCAGACCCTGGGCATGCAGGTGTGGGGCGTACGGGTGCAGAACGCCGACGGCAGCGCCATCAGCCTGTGGCAGGCGTTGTTGCGCTTCGTGGTGGCCATCGCGTCATGGCTGTGCCTGGGCCTGGGGTTTCTCTGGGCGCTGGTCGACAAACGCAAGCGCGGCTGGCATGACATCTATTCGGAAAGCCAGCTGGTGCGGGTGCCCAAACGCAAGTGA
- the lptG gene encoding LPS export ABC transporter permease LptG: MVKLDRYIGQSVLLAILAVLGIILGLASLFAFIDEMGDLSNTYTVMDAGRFVLLTAPRRLYEMLPMAALIGCLIGLGSLASSSELTIMRAAGVSIGRIVWAVMKPMLVLMLVGLLVGEYVAPVTENKAQADRSLAQGGGDAQSSKRGMWHRQGDEFVHINSVQPNGLLLGVTRYRFDAERHIVTSSFARRAQYNQDHWILSDVATTHFRGDHTEVVKTPQERWDVSVTPQLLNTVILAPESLSITGLWDYIHYLSEQGLNNARYWLAFWTKVLQPVVTAALVLMAISFIFGPLRSVTLGQRVFTGVLVGFVFRIGQDLLGPSSQVFGFPPLLAVVIPAGICALAGVWLLRRAG, translated from the coding sequence ATGGTTAAGCTGGATCGCTACATCGGCCAGAGCGTGCTGCTGGCCATCCTGGCGGTACTGGGGATCATCCTCGGCCTGGCCTCGCTGTTCGCCTTCATCGACGAGATGGGCGACCTGAGCAACACCTACACGGTGATGGACGCCGGCCGCTTCGTGCTGCTGACCGCGCCACGCCGGTTGTACGAGATGCTGCCGATGGCCGCGCTGATCGGCTGCCTGATCGGCCTGGGCAGCCTGGCCAGCAGCAGCGAGCTGACCATCATGCGTGCTGCCGGTGTGTCCATCGGGCGCATTGTCTGGGCGGTGATGAAGCCGATGCTGGTGCTCATGCTGGTGGGCCTGCTGGTCGGCGAGTACGTGGCCCCGGTCACCGAGAACAAGGCCCAGGCCGACCGGTCCCTGGCCCAGGGCGGTGGCGATGCGCAGAGTTCCAAGCGCGGCATGTGGCACCGCCAGGGCGACGAGTTCGTGCACATCAACTCGGTGCAGCCCAATGGCCTGCTGCTGGGCGTGACCCGCTACCGCTTCGACGCCGAGCGGCACATCGTCACCTCGAGCTTCGCGCGCCGGGCGCAGTACAACCAGGACCACTGGATCCTCAGCGACGTCGCCACCACCCACTTCCGTGGCGACCACACCGAGGTCGTGAAGACGCCCCAGGAGCGCTGGGACGTCTCGGTGACGCCGCAATTGCTCAACACTGTGATCCTGGCGCCCGAGTCGCTGTCGATCACCGGCCTGTGGGACTACATCCACTACCTGTCCGAGCAAGGCCTGAACAACGCACGTTACTGGCTGGCGTTCTGGACCAAGGTGTTGCAGCCGGTGGTCACTGCGGCCCTGGTGCTGATGGCGATTTCCTTCATCTTCGGCCCACTGCGTTCGGTGACCCTCGGCCAGCGGGTGTTCACCGGTGTGCTGGTGGGCTTCGTGTTCCGTATCGGCCAGGACCTGTTGGGGCCATCGAGCCAGGTGTTCGGCTTCCCGCCGTTGCTGGCGGTGGTGATCCCGGCCGGGATCTGTGCGCTGGCGGGCGTATGGTTGTTGCGACGGGCGGGGTAG